One genomic window of Gracilinema caldarium DSM 7334 includes the following:
- a CDS encoding class II fructose-bisphosphate aldolase produces the protein MTSYKELGLVNTVELFKKAVSGGYAIPAYNFNNMEQLQAIIQACVETKSPVILQVSSGARKYANQTLLRHMARGAVEYAHELGYDIPIVLHLDHGDSFELCKDCIESGFSSVMIDGSHLPYDENVALTKKVCEFAHSRKDYVSVEGELGVLAGVEDDVSAEHSHYTQPEEVEDFVRKTGVDSLAISIGTSHGRTKFKPEQCTRDANGILIPPPLRFDILEEIEKRIPGFPIVLHGSSSVPIEYVKLIEKYGGSMKDSVGIPEEQLRRAAKSAVCKINIDSDGRLAMTAMIRKVFAEKPDEFDPRKYLGPARDELKKLYMHKNINVLGSAGKA, from the coding sequence ATGACCAGCTATAAAGAACTCGGTCTCGTAAACACCGTCGAGCTGTTTAAAAAGGCAGTGAGCGGCGGATATGCTATTCCAGCATACAATTTTAATAATATGGAACAGCTCCAGGCAATCATTCAGGCCTGCGTAGAAACCAAATCACCTGTCATTCTCCAGGTATCTTCCGGTGCACGGAAATATGCAAACCAGACCCTACTCCGCCATATGGCCCGAGGAGCCGTCGAATATGCTCATGAATTGGGATATGATATCCCCATAGTTTTGCATCTAGATCATGGTGACAGTTTTGAACTTTGTAAGGATTGTATTGAATCGGGTTTCTCATCGGTCATGATCGATGGGTCTCACCTACCCTATGATGAAAATGTGGCGCTAACCAAGAAGGTCTGTGAGTTTGCCCATTCACGGAAAGACTATGTTTCCGTAGAGGGCGAGCTTGGTGTTTTGGCAGGCGTAGAAGATGATGTATCTGCAGAACACAGTCACTATACACAGCCAGAAGAGGTTGAAGATTTTGTACGGAAAACTGGGGTTGATTCTCTGGCTATTTCCATTGGAACCAGCCATGGCCGCACTAAATTCAAACCCGAACAGTGCACCCGTGATGCCAATGGAATCCTCATTCCCCCACCCCTTCGTTTCGATATCCTTGAAGAAATTGAAAAGCGGATCCCTGGCTTCCCAATTGTGCTCCATGGATCTTCATCGGTTCCGATTGAATATGTAAAGTTGATAGAAAAGTATGGTGGAAGCATGAAGGATTCGGTGGGTATCCCCGAGGAACAGCTACGCCGAGCTGCCAAGAGCGCTGTCTGTAAAATCAACATCGATTCCGATGGCCGGCTTGCGATGACCGCCATGATCCGCAAAGTATTCGCAGAAAAACCTGATGAGTTTGACCCCCGCAAGTACCTAGGCCCCGCCCGGGATGAGCTTAAGAAGCTCTATATGCATAAGAACATCAACGTATTAGGTTCTGCAGGAAAAGCTTAA